Proteins co-encoded in one Bradyrhizobium sp. 170 genomic window:
- the pheT gene encoding phenylalanine--tRNA ligase subunit beta, translating into MKFTLSWLKEHLDTDEPLEKLADKLTMIGLEVENIEDKAKALAPFSIARVISAEQHPNADRLRVCMVDTGNGAAPVQVVCGAPNARAGLVSVFSPPGTFIPGKNITLGVGTIRGVESRGMLCSAAELEISEDHDGIMELPADAPIGKGYAEWAGLGDPVLEINLTPNRQDCTGVHGIARDLSAADMGKLIDHGIKPIKGEFPCPVQVTVEDATLCPGFALRLVRGVKNGPSPEWLQKRLTSIGLRPINALVDITNFMTYDRARPLHVFDARKVNGNLTVRRAKDGESLLALDGRTYTLDPAICVIADEHGVESLAGIMGGETSGCDENTSDVLIESALWNEINIAQTGRKLGINSDARYRFERGVDPAFMVPGLELATKLVMELCGGTPSETVVVGKAFGDDRIIDFPLSEVKRLAGIEVPLVEVRRILSHLGFMVAGSGPVVKLAVPSWRTDVHGKADIVEEVVRIVGVDKVPMTPFERGDDARKPVLTTIQLRTRRAKRALAARGMVEAVTWSFISKPHAELFGGGQAELALANPIASDLSDMRPSLLPGLVAAAQANANRGYADVALFEVGQIFKGDKPENQFAAASGVRHGFASSKGIGRHWSGSAMTDALDAKADAFAVLAAAGAPMQALQIVPGGANWLHPGRSGTIQIGPQNVLGYFGELHPRTLEALGADGPLVAFEVILDRIPDAKKRPTRAKPVLELSAFQPVSRDFAFIVDRSVKAGDIVRAAQGVDKKLITDVSVFDVYEGKGIDPDKKSIAIAVTIQPREKTLTDQEIDAVAAKIVAEVTKKTGGTLRA; encoded by the coding sequence ATGAAATTCACGCTCTCCTGGCTGAAGGAACATCTCGACACCGACGAGCCGCTGGAAAAGCTGGCCGACAAGCTCACCATGATCGGGCTCGAGGTCGAGAACATCGAGGACAAGGCGAAGGCGCTGGCGCCGTTCTCGATCGCGCGGGTGATCTCGGCCGAGCAGCATCCGAATGCGGATCGCTTGCGGGTGTGCATGGTCGATACTGGCAACGGAGCCGCGCCGGTGCAGGTGGTCTGCGGCGCGCCGAATGCGCGCGCCGGCCTCGTCAGCGTGTTTTCACCGCCCGGCACCTTCATCCCGGGCAAGAACATCACGCTCGGCGTCGGCACCATCAGGGGCGTCGAGAGCCGCGGCATGCTGTGCTCGGCGGCCGAACTCGAGATTTCCGAGGACCATGACGGCATCATGGAACTGCCGGCCGATGCGCCCATCGGCAAGGGCTATGCCGAATGGGCTGGCCTCGGCGATCCCGTGCTCGAAATCAATTTGACGCCGAACCGCCAGGACTGCACCGGCGTGCACGGTATCGCGCGCGACCTCTCCGCCGCCGACATGGGCAAGCTCATCGATCACGGTATCAAGCCGATCAAGGGCGAATTCCCCTGTCCGGTGCAGGTGACGGTGGAAGACGCCACGTTGTGCCCGGGCTTCGCGCTGCGGCTGGTGCGCGGCGTCAAGAACGGCCCCTCCCCGGAGTGGCTGCAGAAGCGGCTGACGTCGATCGGGCTGCGGCCCATCAATGCGCTGGTCGACATCACCAACTTCATGACCTACGACCGAGCCCGGCCGCTCCACGTGTTCGACGCCAGGAAGGTGAACGGCAATCTCACGGTCCGCCGCGCCAAAGACGGCGAAAGCCTGCTGGCGCTCGACGGCCGCACCTACACGCTCGATCCCGCGATCTGCGTAATCGCGGACGAGCACGGCGTCGAATCGCTGGCCGGCATCATGGGCGGCGAGACTTCCGGCTGTGACGAGAACACGTCAGATGTGCTGATCGAATCGGCGCTATGGAACGAGATCAACATCGCGCAGACCGGCCGCAAGCTCGGCATCAATTCGGATGCGCGTTACCGGTTCGAGCGCGGCGTCGATCCCGCCTTCATGGTGCCGGGGCTGGAGCTCGCGACGAAACTCGTGATGGAACTCTGCGGCGGCACGCCGTCGGAAACCGTCGTCGTCGGCAAGGCCTTCGGCGACGACCGCATCATCGATTTCCCGCTGAGCGAGGTCAAACGTCTGGCGGGGATCGAAGTGCCGCTGGTCGAGGTGCGGCGCATTCTGAGCCATCTCGGCTTCATGGTCGCCGGCAGCGGCCCGGTGGTGAAGCTCGCTGTCCCCTCGTGGCGCACCGATGTGCACGGCAAGGCCGACATCGTCGAGGAAGTCGTGCGCATCGTCGGTGTCGACAAGGTGCCGATGACGCCGTTCGAGCGCGGCGACGACGCCCGCAAGCCGGTGCTGACCACGATCCAGCTCCGTACCCGCCGCGCCAAGCGCGCGCTGGCGGCGCGCGGCATGGTGGAAGCCGTGACATGGTCGTTCATTTCCAAACCGCATGCCGAATTGTTCGGCGGCGGCCAAGCCGAGTTGGCGCTCGCCAACCCGATCGCCTCCGACCTCTCGGACATGCGGCCGAGCCTGTTGCCGGGCCTCGTCGCCGCGGCGCAGGCCAACGCCAATCGCGGTTACGCTGACGTCGCGCTGTTCGAAGTCGGGCAGATTTTCAAGGGCGACAAGCCCGAGAACCAGTTCGCCGCGGCCTCAGGCGTGCGTCACGGCTTTGCCTCCTCGAAGGGCATCGGCCGGCACTGGTCGGGCTCTGCCATGACCGATGCGCTCGACGCCAAGGCCGATGCGTTCGCGGTACTGGCCGCCGCCGGCGCGCCGATGCAGGCGCTGCAGATCGTGCCGGGCGGCGCCAACTGGCTGCATCCCGGGCGCTCCGGCACCATCCAGATCGGCCCGCAGAACGTGCTGGGCTATTTCGGCGAGTTGCATCCGCGCACGCTGGAAGCGCTCGGCGCCGACGGCCCCCTAGTGGCGTTCGAAGTCATCCTCGACCGCATTCCCGACGCCAAGAAGAGGCCGACCCGCGCCAAGCCGGTGCTCGAACTCTCCGCGTTCCAGCCGGTGTCGCGCGACTTTGCCTTCATCGTCGATCGCAGCGTGAAGGCCGGCGACATCGTGCGTGCGGCGCAGGGTGTCGACAAAAAGCTGATCACGGACGTGAGCGTATTCGACGTCTATGAAGGCAAGGGCATCGATCCGGACAAGAAGTCGATCGCGATCGCTGTTACGATCCAGCCCCGCGAGAAGACTCTGACCGACCAGGAGATCGACGCGGTGGCGGCGAAGATCGTGGCCGAGGTGACGAAGAAAACTGGCGGCACGTTACGGGCATGA
- a CDS encoding sulfite exporter TauE/SafE family protein: MNPAALIPPDVGLNAAIAICMVAFVSGTARGFSGFGSALIFMPLASSIADPRLVAALLLIIDFVAAAPLLPGAWEKADRKATAVMVAGALIGVPIGTYFLSRLEPVTTRWIISAFVFALLMLLLSGWRYRGKDHAAVSVGIGGLSGFCSGLAQTGGPPIVGYWLGRPIASVIARANIVLFFGASDFFSAVSYAAAGLITMDAIKFALVVGPVYAVGVWFGASLFGKASETVFRAICYALIAAAVIFGLPALDGVLR, encoded by the coding sequence ATGAACCCCGCGGCGCTCATTCCACCTGACGTCGGCCTCAACGCTGCGATCGCGATCTGCATGGTCGCTTTCGTCTCGGGGACGGCGCGGGGATTTTCCGGGTTCGGCTCGGCGCTGATCTTCATGCCGCTGGCGAGTTCCATCGCTGACCCGCGGCTCGTGGCCGCGCTGCTGCTCATCATCGATTTCGTCGCCGCCGCGCCGCTGCTGCCGGGCGCGTGGGAAAAGGCCGACCGCAAGGCCACTGCGGTCATGGTGGCAGGCGCGCTGATCGGCGTCCCCATCGGCACCTATTTCCTGAGCCGGCTCGAACCGGTGACGACGCGCTGGATCATTTCCGCCTTCGTGTTCGCGCTGCTGATGCTGCTGCTGTCGGGCTGGCGCTACCGCGGCAAGGACCACGCGGCGGTCTCGGTCGGCATCGGCGGACTATCAGGCTTTTGCAGCGGGCTCGCCCAGACCGGCGGCCCGCCGATCGTCGGCTACTGGCTCGGCCGACCCATTGCTTCCGTCATTGCACGCGCCAATATCGTGCTGTTCTTCGGCGCGTCGGATTTCTTTTCCGCCGTCAGCTACGCCGCAGCCGGACTGATCACGATGGATGCGATCAAGTTCGCGCTCGTGGTCGGCCCGGTCTACGCCGTCGGCGTCTGGTTCGGCGCCTCGCTGTTCGGCAAAGCCAGCGAAACCGTATTCCGCGCGATCTGTTACGCGCTGATCGCCGCCGCTGTCATCTTCGGCCTGCCGGCGCTGGACGGCGTGCTGCGCTGA
- a CDS encoding adenine nucleotide alpha hydrolase codes for MARPKALISWSSGKDSAFALHEVMRAGEFDVVGALTTVTETFGRVSIHGVRQEILQAQCEAASLPQRIVPIPYPCPNEIYEARMGEAVAQAVADGVTHVIFGDLFPADIRTYREQKLAGTGITPVFPLWERPTPELAKAMIASGLEAHIATVDLKKLPAAFAGRTFDAALLADLPKGVDACGENGEFHTCVVAGPMFSRRLAVTTGECVERDGYAYCDLVMG; via the coding sequence ATGGCACGCCCGAAAGCACTGATCTCCTGGTCGAGCGGCAAGGATTCGGCCTTTGCACTGCACGAGGTGATGCGCGCGGGAGAGTTCGACGTGGTCGGCGCGCTGACCACGGTGACCGAGACGTTCGGCCGGGTATCGATCCACGGCGTGCGGCAGGAGATATTGCAGGCGCAGTGCGAGGCCGCGAGCCTGCCGCAGCGGATCGTGCCGATCCCCTATCCCTGCCCGAACGAGATTTACGAGGCGCGGATGGGGGAAGCGGTCGCGCAGGCCGTTGCCGACGGCGTCACGCACGTGATCTTCGGCGATCTTTTTCCGGCTGACATCCGCACCTATCGCGAACAGAAACTTGCGGGCACCGGCATCACGCCGGTGTTTCCACTGTGGGAGCGGCCGACGCCGGAGCTGGCGAAAGCGATGATCGCGAGCGGGCTGGAAGCGCATATCGCGACCGTCGACCTAAAGAAGCTGCCGGCGGCGTTTGCCGGCCGCACATTCGATGCGGCGCTGTTGGCCGATCTGCCCAAAGGCGTCGACGCTTGTGGCGAGAACGGCGAGTTTCACACCTGCGTGGTGGCGGGTCCGATGTTCTCGCGGCGGCTGGCGGTGACGACCGGCGAGTGCGTCGAACGCGACGGCTATGCGTATTGCGATCTGGTGATGGGCTAG
- a CDS encoding NAD(P)/FAD-dependent oxidoreductase → MTMTRRTFLSASAGLAATPVFCGGRAGAAPLPREADIVVIGAGAAGIAAARRIMAANRKVIVVEAANQIGGRCQTDTSSLDVPFDRGARWMHNPETNPMIKLARAAGLEITTAPSGQKIRIGRRNARAGETEEFLAALVRANRAIDEAARRFDVSCASVLPKDLGDWAGTAEFVLGASFSGKDLRDVSVGDKSRAQDRNTAIGCRQGLGTLIAKLGEQVPLSLSTPANRMVWSNRDVSVETPAGRITARAAVITVSSNVLAAGNIKFAPDIPKRMLDAASKLSLGSYDRIALQMAGNPLGLARDDVVIEQSNSTKTALISANIGGSSLCTIDVAGSFGRELSAQGEKAMVAFAVEWLTKLYGSEAAAAVKKSSATRWNAAPFALGAMSAAGPGGQSSRKVLTEPIGCMYLAGEATHETLWGTIDGAWESGERAAEAALRRIGALKDPEPEARPAKQRRRGSSTN, encoded by the coding sequence ATGACAATGACCCGCCGCACCTTCCTGTCGGCGTCCGCAGGTCTGGCAGCGACCCCGGTTTTCTGCGGGGGGCGTGCGGGGGCAGCACCCTTGCCGCGGGAAGCCGACATTGTCGTGATCGGCGCGGGTGCGGCCGGCATTGCTGCGGCGCGGCGGATCATGGCGGCGAACCGCAAGGTGATTGTGGTGGAGGCGGCAAACCAGATCGGCGGCCGCTGTCAGACCGACACCTCAAGCTTAGACGTGCCGTTCGATCGCGGCGCGCGCTGGATGCACAATCCCGAGACCAATCCGATGATCAAGCTGGCGCGTGCCGCCGGCCTCGAGATCACGACCGCGCCCTCGGGCCAGAAGATCCGCATCGGCCGCCGCAACGCGCGCGCCGGCGAGACCGAGGAATTTCTCGCCGCGCTCGTGCGCGCCAACCGCGCCATCGATGAAGCCGCGCGGCGGTTCGACGTTTCCTGCGCTTCGGTGCTGCCAAAGGACCTCGGCGACTGGGCCGGCACGGCGGAGTTTGTGTTGGGGGCCAGTTTTTCGGGCAAGGATTTGAGAGATGTTTCTGTGGGCGACAAGTCCCGCGCGCAGGATCGCAATACCGCGATCGGCTGCCGCCAGGGATTGGGCACGCTGATCGCAAAGCTCGGCGAGCAGGTGCCGCTGTCGCTATCGACACCGGCCAACCGCATGGTCTGGAGCAACCGCGATGTCAGCGTGGAAACGCCGGCGGGCAGGATCACCGCGCGTGCCGCCGTGATCACCGTGTCGAGCAACGTGCTGGCCGCCGGCAACATCAAATTCGCGCCCGATATCCCGAAGCGCATGCTCGACGCGGCTTCGAAACTGAGCCTCGGCAGCTACGACCGAATCGCACTGCAGATGGCAGGCAATCCGCTGGGCCTCGCTCGTGACGACGTCGTCATCGAGCAGAGCAATTCGACGAAGACGGCGCTGATATCAGCCAATATCGGCGGCTCGTCGCTCTGTACGATCGACGTCGCCGGTTCGTTCGGCCGTGAGCTTTCCGCGCAGGGCGAGAAGGCCATGGTGGCGTTTGCGGTGGAATGGCTGACGAAGCTATACGGCAGCGAGGCGGCGGCCGCGGTGAAGAAATCGAGCGCGACGCGCTGGAACGCCGCGCCGTTCGCGCTCGGCGCGATGTCGGCGGCCGGTCCCGGCGGGCAGTCCTCGCGAAAGGTTCTGACCGAGCCGATCGGCTGCATGTATCTCGCCGGCGAGGCCACCCATGAAACGCTGTGGGGGACGATCGACGGCGCCTGGGAGAGCGGCGAGCGCGCCGCCGAAGCGGCGTTGCGGCGGATCGGTGCATTGAAGGACCCGGAGCCGGAAGCACGGCCAGCGAAGCAGCGCCGGCGCGGGTCCTCGACCAACTGA
- a CDS encoding YiiX/YebB-like N1pC/P60 family cysteine hydrolase, whose product MGVMLDTIGQVIAGYLQKEVPGYEPFTPSDPEHLRGVIEPGDVLLVEGNNRISGIIKYLTQSTWSHGALYVGPVDGATEPDGEPHVLIEANIGEGVTSAPLSKYFPYHTRVCRPIGLSYEDRTTVCRYAINRIGFGYDTKNIVDLMRFLIPLPVPQRWRRRMIAFGSGDPTKIICSALIAQAFDAVRYPILPKITRAASRKARREILHIRDSSLYMPRDFDISPYFEIVKPTIVHGFDYTALHWADKQKPLQEVAGEFGVFPEVKSPPLAPEEIDEETPLPVAAEEVTCETTIIERVTVSEHYLAVEYVPVRPPERRMKPRNKAPEMMA is encoded by the coding sequence ATGGGCGTAATGCTCGATACGATCGGCCAGGTGATTGCGGGCTACCTGCAGAAGGAAGTCCCGGGCTATGAGCCGTTCACACCCAGCGACCCCGAGCATCTGCGCGGCGTCATCGAGCCCGGCGATGTGCTGCTGGTCGAAGGCAACAACCGCATCTCCGGCATCATCAAATACCTCACGCAATCCACGTGGTCGCACGGCGCGCTCTATGTCGGCCCGGTCGATGGCGCGACCGAACCCGACGGAGAGCCGCACGTCCTGATCGAGGCCAATATCGGCGAAGGCGTCACCTCGGCGCCGCTGTCGAAATATTTCCCCTATCACACCCGCGTCTGCCGCCCGATCGGCCTGTCCTACGAGGACCGCACCACGGTGTGCCGCTACGCCATCAACCGCATCGGCTTCGGCTACGACACCAAGAACATCGTCGACCTGATGCGCTTCCTGATCCCGCTGCCGGTGCCGCAGCGCTGGCGCCGGCGCATGATCGCGTTCGGCTCCGGCGATCCCACAAAAATCATCTGCTCGGCGCTGATCGCGCAGGCGTTCGACGCCGTGCGCTATCCGATCCTGCCCAAGATCACCCGCGCTGCCTCCCGCAAGGCCCGGCGCGAGATCCTGCACATCCGCGATTCCTCGCTTTATATGCCGCGCGATTTCGACATCTCGCCCTATTTCGAAATCGTCAAACCCACCATCGTGCACGGCTTCGACTACACGGCCCTGCACTGGGCCGACAAGCAGAAGCCGCTCCAGGAGGTAGCGGGCGAATTCGGTGTGTTTCCAGAGGTCAAATCGCCGCCGCTTGCTCCTGAAGAGATTGACGAAGAGACGCCGCTTCCGGTTGCGGCTGAAGAAGTGACCTGCGAAACGACGATCATCGAACGCGTCACCGTGTCGGAACATTATCTCGCCGTCGAATACGTCCCGGTCCGCCCGCCGGAGCGCCGCATGAAGCCGCGCAACAAAGCGCCGGAGATGATGGCGTAA
- a CDS encoding TonB-dependent receptor has translation MNARPFSRPGEALEVVPGLIVTQHSGEGKANQYFLRGFNLDHGTDLAISVDGMPVNMPTHGHGQGYADINFMIPELIQSVNVRKGPYVADVGDFGSAGALAIDYIYKLPKNIVETTNGSFGYHRGLAAGSTAVGAGTLLAAVEGVKYNGPWDVPDNVRKLNGVLRYSQGTATDGFTLSAMAYSNGWNSTDQVAQRAIDQGLIGRFGSLDPTDGGTSSRFSLSSNWAQSSGYGQSKINAYVISSSLRLYNNFTYFLDDPVNGDQFSQMDRRAVYGLNASHAFDVRVAGIETQTRVGLQTRGDDIRVGLFKTLQRETLSTVREDSVREGNVGLWADTTARWTDWLRTTVGIREDYFAGRVISDTPENSGNAQASMTSPKAGIVLGPWYRTEFYGNAGYGLHSNDIRGATITVDPIDKVTPQDRVPLLVRSKGAELGIRTRAIEGLTSSLAVFVLNFDSELLFVGDAGTTEPSRPSRRVGVEWTNQYQVLPWMWFDLDVAHTRARFTDFDAAGNFIPGAPAWVASGGVTFGGESGWFGTLRGRYFGPRPLIEDDSVRSQASLIFNARAGYKFDNGLRLQLDVLNLFNAKTNQIEYYYLSRLPDEPIGGVADRHVHPAEPLAVRLTLAGRF, from the coding sequence GTGAACGCCCGGCCTTTCTCGCGCCCCGGCGAAGCGCTGGAGGTCGTGCCGGGGCTGATCGTCACCCAGCATTCCGGCGAGGGCAAAGCCAACCAGTATTTTCTGCGCGGCTTTAACCTGGACCACGGCACCGACCTCGCCATCAGCGTTGATGGGATGCCGGTCAACATGCCGACCCACGGCCATGGCCAGGGTTATGCCGACATCAATTTCATGATTCCGGAGCTGATCCAGTCGGTGAATGTACGCAAGGGTCCGTACGTCGCTGACGTCGGCGACTTCGGCTCTGCCGGTGCCCTCGCAATCGACTACATCTACAAGCTGCCCAAAAACATTGTGGAGACGACCAATGGCAGTTTCGGCTATCACCGTGGGCTAGCGGCAGGGTCGACTGCGGTCGGTGCGGGCACGTTGCTCGCGGCTGTGGAAGGCGTCAAATACAACGGGCCGTGGGACGTGCCTGACAATGTGCGCAAGCTCAACGGCGTGCTGCGCTACAGCCAGGGTACTGCCACTGACGGGTTCACGCTGTCGGCAATGGCCTATTCCAATGGCTGGAATTCCACCGATCAGGTAGCACAGCGCGCGATCGACCAGGGACTGATCGGCCGGTTCGGGTCGCTCGACCCGACCGATGGCGGGACATCCAGCCGCTTCTCGCTGTCGAGCAACTGGGCGCAGTCGAGCGGGTACGGGCAAAGCAAGATCAACGCCTATGTGATCAGCTCGTCGCTGCGGCTCTATAACAACTTCACCTATTTTCTCGACGATCCCGTCAATGGCGACCAGTTCAGCCAGATGGACCGGCGCGCGGTCTATGGTCTCAACGCCAGCCACGCCTTCGATGTGCGCGTGGCCGGCATCGAAACCCAAACCCGCGTCGGGCTGCAGACGCGCGGCGACGATATCCGGGTCGGCCTGTTCAAGACATTGCAGCGTGAGACGCTCTCGACCGTGCGTGAAGACAGCGTGAGGGAGGGCAATGTCGGCCTGTGGGCCGATACGACGGCGCGCTGGACCGACTGGCTGCGCACCACCGTCGGCATCCGCGAGGATTATTTTGCCGGCCGCGTCATCAGCGACACGCCGGAAAACTCCGGCAACGCACAGGCGTCGATGACGAGTCCCAAAGCCGGCATCGTTCTGGGACCGTGGTACAGGACCGAGTTCTACGGCAATGCCGGCTACGGCCTGCATTCCAACGACATCAGAGGTGCGACGATCACGGTCGATCCGATCGACAAGGTGACGCCGCAGGATCGCGTGCCGTTACTTGTCCGGTCGAAGGGCGCCGAACTCGGCATTCGCACCAGGGCGATCGAAGGCCTTACCAGTTCGCTTGCGGTGTTCGTGCTGAATTTCGATTCCGAATTGCTGTTCGTCGGCGACGCGGGCACCACCGAACCGAGCCGCCCCAGCCGGCGCGTCGGCGTCGAATGGACCAACCAGTATCAGGTGCTGCCGTGGATGTGGTTTGATCTCGACGTCGCCCACACCCGGGCGCGCTTTACTGATTTCGATGCCGCCGGCAATTTCATTCCGGGCGCGCCGGCGTGGGTCGCAAGCGGCGGCGTGACGTTCGGCGGCGAGAGCGGCTGGTTCGGCACGTTGCGTGGGCGCTATTTCGGGCCGCGCCCGCTGATCGAGGATGACAGTGTTCGTTCGCAGGCGTCGCTGATTTTCAATGCGCGGGCCGGCTACAAATTCGATAACGGCCTGCGGCTGCAGCTCGACGTGCTCAATCTCTTCAACGCGAAAACCAACCAGATCGAGTATTACTATCTGTCGCGGTTGCCGGACGAGCCGATCGGCGGCGTGGCGGACCGGCATGTGCATCCGGCGGAGCCGCTGGCAGTGCGGCTGACGCTGGCGGGAAGATTTTGA
- the nikR gene encoding nickel-responsive transcriptional regulator NikR translates to MQRITITIEDELLAEIDAAAEARGYQNRSEIIRDLARAGLQQSAENTAPSGQCVAALVYVYDHAARDLPKRLVQNFHGHHDLSLATLHVHLDDDSCMEVTALKGASGEVRHFADHIIAERGVRYGRVVMIPTASDKKPKARKRGHHHD, encoded by the coding sequence ATGCAACGGATCACCATCACCATCGAAGACGAGCTGCTCGCCGAGATCGATGCGGCGGCGGAAGCGCGCGGCTATCAGAACCGCTCCGAGATCATCCGCGATCTCGCCCGCGCCGGGCTGCAGCAGAGCGCTGAGAATACAGCTCCGTCAGGACAATGCGTCGCTGCCCTGGTTTATGTCTACGATCACGCCGCGCGCGATCTGCCAAAACGGCTGGTGCAGAATTTCCACGGCCACCATGATCTGTCGCTGGCAACGCTGCATGTTCATCTCGACGATGACAGTTGCATGGAGGTAACGGCGCTGAAGGGCGCCAGCGGCGAGGTCCGGCACTTTGCCGACCACATCATCGCCGAGCGCGGCGTGCGCTACGGCCGCGTGGTGATGATCCCGACGGCATCAGACAAGAAGCCGAAGGCACGCAAGCGCGGCCACCACCACGACTAG
- a CDS encoding metal-sensitive transcriptional regulator, with product MRKDIKASCQKRLSRIEGQVRGLSKMVEEDRYCIDIVTQISAVRAALRRVEEEVLRDHVSHCVEHAITSGNKADQREKIAELMAVIGRSDR from the coding sequence ATGCGAAAAGACATCAAGGCATCCTGTCAAAAGCGCCTCAGCCGGATCGAGGGCCAGGTCCGCGGCCTCTCCAAGATGGTCGAGGAGGATCGCTACTGCATCGACATCGTTACGCAGATCTCAGCCGTGCGGGCCGCGCTGCGGCGCGTCGAGGAAGAGGTCTTGCGGGATCACGTGTCGCATTGCGTCGAACATGCGATCACCAGCGGCAACAAGGCCGACCAGCGCGAGAAGATCGCGGAGCTGATGGCGGTGATCGGCCGCTCCGACAGGTAG